Within the Microcebus murinus isolate Inina chromosome 16, M.murinus_Inina_mat1.0, whole genome shotgun sequence genome, the region GGTGCAGCTCACACTCTGGGTCTCCAGTGGCAGCCAGAGTCGCTGGGCCCACACACAGGCCTGGGTGCGGTCAGCGCTGCGGACCTCAGTGAGAGCACAGGGCCTCCTGTGGCTCCGCCCACGAAGCGGCACTGCCGATCCCTATCCGAGCCCGAGGAGCTGGCACGCTGCCGGTCCCTGTGGCGCCCCAGCAGCTCCAAGGTCTGGACTCCGGTCTCCAAGAGGCGGTGCAACAGTGGCGGGAGCACCACACTGCAGGGAATCGTGGGGACCGTCCTGCCGAGGAATGGCGTGCCACTGGCTGGCCCTACCTTGCCCCTGGCGCCCCGGCCATCCTCGGCCAGCAGCGGCTTTGTGGACAGCAGCGAGAGCAGCAGCGGCTCAGCCCCACCCTGGCATTTGATggggccctgcctgctccccttGAGGCGCCGGCTGTCCCTCTCTCAGGAGCACCTCATGGGCACATGCACCCCCCTGCCCTCAGCCAGCAGCACCCCCACGTCCACGCCCGAGCTAGGCCGGCGCCACGGCCTGCTCCGGTGCCGCTCACAGCCGTGCGTGCTcagcaggaggaggagccagCGCAAGCGCAGGCACCAGGAGGATGCCAGGTGGACACGCCCATCCTTGGACTTCCTAAAAATGACCCAGGTGAGGCTTTGTTGCTGTGTCCGAGCACTCAGGGAAGGTTAGGTCTGGACGTGGCCATGCTTGGGGTGAGGTTGGTGCCAGCAGGCA harbors:
- the LOC105881641 gene encoding protein FAM53A isoform X5, producing MVTLITEKLQSQCLDDPTRKAEAGPYSAEKLNRSGHLFPLEISDQTPRKVLGGGWPVGSRVAAGHDLPFLPSLSGAAHTLGLQWQPESLGPHTGLGAVSAADLSESTGPPVAPPTKRHCRSLSEPEELARCRSLWRPSSSKVWTPVSKRRCNSGGSTTLQGIVGTVLPRNGVPLAGPTLPLAPRPSSASSGFVDSSESSSGSAPPWHLMGPCLLPLRRRLSLSQEHLMGTCTPLPSASSTPTSTPELGRRHGLLRCRSQPCVLSRRRSQRKRRHQEDARWTRPSLDFLKMTQTLKNSKSLCSLDCEDDDEGDAQVKTAVSSPSHSQGLTGILVAGSGPRVARPRPCPTSPRLWASREPVASEGVGRSSGDPSDWDSAGEEGVFPLEHGELDLEQIENN
- the LOC105881641 gene encoding protein FAM53A isoform X6, with amino-acid sequence MGRLFPDTGARQYSAEKLNRSGHLFPLEISDQTPRKVLGGGWPVGSRVAAGHDLPFLPSLSGAAHTLGLQWQPESLGPHTGLGAVSAADLSESTGPPVAPPTKRHCRSLSEPEELARCRSLWRPSSSKVWTPVSKRRCNSGGSTTLQGIVGTVLPRNGVPLAGPTLPLAPRPSSASSGFVDSSESSSGSAPPWHLMGPCLLPLRRRLSLSQEHLMGTCTPLPSASSTPTSTPELGRRHGLLRCRSQPCVLSRRRSQRKRRHQEDARWTRPSLDFLKMTQTLKNSKSLCSLDCEDDDEGDAQVKTAVSSPSHSQGLTGILVAGSGPRVARPRPCPTSPRLWASREPVASEGVGRSSGDPSDWDSAGEEGVFPLEHGELDLEQIENN